In a genomic window of Tepidibacillus fermentans:
- a CDS encoding gluconeogenesis factor YvcK family protein: MESKQHKVVAIGGGTGLSAILRGLKKKNLDITAIVTVADDGGSSGKLRDQLDMLPPGDIRNVLISLADTEPLLEKVLQYRFQQGEGLAGHNLGNLLLAALQDMTGDFVSAIKELSRVLAVKGKVLPATLQQVSLIAEFTDGTRIKGESRIPTTGKSIKQVYIVPHDVEPLDEAIEAIQKADAILIGPGSLYTSIIPNLLVKGIKDAILAAKGKKIFICNVMTQPGETDHYQAIDHVKAVEKHVGERFIDYVIVQNGKIPAKMIERYRQQGAEPVKANIEILESQGYKVVADQFLKYNTYLRHNADKLSDRIIMILEGKGNQSSEKN, from the coding sequence ATGGAATCGAAACAACATAAGGTGGTGGCCATAGGTGGAGGGACCGGGCTATCAGCCATCTTAAGAGGATTAAAGAAAAAAAATCTTGATATCACAGCGATTGTAACGGTTGCTGATGATGGGGGCAGTTCGGGCAAATTACGTGATCAGTTAGATATGCTTCCACCAGGGGATATTCGTAATGTTCTGATTTCTCTTGCCGATACAGAACCTTTGTTAGAAAAAGTTTTACAATATCGCTTTCAACAAGGAGAAGGTCTTGCTGGGCATAATCTGGGCAATTTATTACTTGCTGCTTTACAAGACATGACTGGAGATTTTGTTTCTGCGATCAAAGAGTTAAGTCGTGTATTGGCTGTCAAAGGGAAAGTACTCCCCGCAACATTGCAACAAGTCTCACTCATTGCAGAATTTACGGATGGGACGAGGATAAAAGGGGAGTCAAGAATACCAACAACGGGTAAATCGATTAAACAGGTATATATTGTACCTCATGATGTAGAACCATTGGATGAGGCCATTGAAGCAATCCAAAAGGCAGATGCGATTTTAATCGGTCCAGGTAGTCTCTATACAAGTATTATTCCAAATCTTCTCGTAAAGGGTATAAAAGATGCGATACTCGCAGCTAAAGGGAAAAAAATTTTTATTTGTAATGTAATGACCCAACCTGGAGAAACGGATCATTATCAAGCCATTGATCACGTAAAGGCCGTGGAAAAACATGTTGGAGAGCGTTTTATTGATTATGTGATTGTCCAAAATGGGAAAATTCCAGCTAAAATGATAGAACGCTATCGTCAACAGGGTGCAGAGCCAGTAAAAGCGAATATTGAGATTCTAGAATCACAAGGGTATAAAGTCGTTGCAGATCAATTCTTAAAATATAATACTTATCTACGCCATAATGCAGATAAATTAAGTGATCGAATCATCATGATCTTGGAAGGTAAAGGAAATCAATCGAGTGAAAAGAATTGA
- the rpoN gene encoding RNA polymerase factor sigma-54, which yields MQMDYGLYQQQTQKLMMTPELRQAITILQYPAIELMEYIQEQIIENPVLDIDEREWERYRYLYQNSRGIPSVAHSNDEGRNIWDTIASPEDNLEEYLLQQGRLLNLDAKKLQILAFLIGNLDELGYFTMSLREVAEILKVQEEEVEQMLTLLKSFDPIGIGSRDLREFLLIQLKQMEPYDEKAIQVVEHHLTDLGEKKFTKIARKMKISPEEVQQIADLIKTLKPKPVFGFEKGQTRYILPDIFVEEVEGEWIIIVNDTLVPRLRMNPYYSKFIEDRQMNVEAVKFVMDKWNQATWLIKSIERRRDTLYRVTREIIEVQKDFFTTHRLKPLTLKDIAEKTGIHESTVSRAIANKYVQTPKGTFELKFFFTHGITAKNGEFTSVNEVKRQLQELIENEDKRKPYSDQKLTELLNQKGVEISRRTVAKYREELEIPSSAKRKRYN from the coding sequence ATGCAGATGGATTATGGTCTTTATCAACAACAAACACAAAAACTGATGATGACTCCTGAATTACGCCAAGCAATTACTATTTTACAGTATCCAGCAATTGAGTTGATGGAGTATATTCAAGAACAGATCATAGAAAACCCTGTCCTTGATATTGATGAGAGAGAATGGGAACGGTATCGTTATCTCTATCAAAATAGTCGAGGGATTCCATCAGTTGCTCATTCGAATGATGAAGGAAGAAATATATGGGATACAATTGCTTCACCAGAAGATAACTTGGAAGAATATTTATTGCAACAAGGAAGACTTTTAAATTTAGACGCCAAAAAGTTACAAATCTTAGCATTCTTAATCGGCAATCTTGATGAACTGGGTTATTTTACTATGTCATTACGTGAAGTAGCAGAAATATTAAAGGTACAAGAGGAAGAAGTAGAGCAAATGCTTACGTTGTTAAAGTCTTTTGATCCTATTGGAATCGGTTCAAGAGATCTACGAGAATTTTTGCTTATTCAATTAAAACAGATGGAGCCTTACGACGAAAAAGCAATTCAAGTTGTAGAACACCACTTAACAGATTTAGGAGAAAAGAAATTTACGAAAATCGCCCGAAAAATGAAAATTTCTCCAGAAGAAGTACAACAAATTGCCGATTTGATAAAAACATTGAAACCAAAGCCAGTTTTCGGCTTTGAAAAAGGGCAAACCCGTTATATATTACCTGATATCTTTGTAGAAGAAGTAGAAGGAGAATGGATTATCATTGTGAATGATACACTTGTTCCCAGACTTCGGATGAATCCTTATTATTCCAAATTCATTGAAGATCGGCAGATGAATGTAGAAGCAGTGAAATTTGTCATGGATAAATGGAATCAAGCTACATGGTTAATCAAAAGTATTGAGAGGAGAAGAGATACTCTATATAGGGTAACAAGAGAAATTATCGAAGTACAAAAGGATTTTTTTACTACTCATCGGTTGAAACCGCTAACATTAAAAGATATTGCTGAAAAAACAGGAATTCATGAGTCAACCGTCAGTCGAGCGATCGCAAATAAATATGTTCAAACACCAAAGGGAACCTTTGAACTCAAATTCTTTTTTACTCATGGTATCACAGCAAAAAACGGTGAATTCACATCTGTGAATGAAGTGAAAAGACAACTTCAGGAATTGATCGAAAATGAGGACAAAAGAAAGCCTTATTCTGATCAAAAACTAACAGAGCTTTTAAACCAAAAAGGGGTGGAAATTTCGCGAAGAACGGTTGCGAAATATAGAGAAGAGCTTGAGATTCCATCCTCAGCCAAAAGAAAAAGATATAATTAG
- the trxB gene encoding thioredoxin-disulfide reductase: MSEEKVYDVAIIGAGPSGMTAAVYTSRANLKTVMIERGIPGGQMANTEEIENYPGFDSILGPELANKMLDHAKKFGTEYAYGDVQEIVDGTPYKIVKTGNGDYKAKAVIIATGAKPRLLGVPGEKELSGRGVSYCAVCDGAFFKGKELVVVGGGDSAVEEAVFLTKYASKVTIIHRRDQFRAQKILQDRAFKNEKIEYIWNTTVEEILGENRVEGVRIKNKVTGEVKDFPAQGVFIYVGMDPLTEPFKKLGITNEAGYILTNDNMETKIPGIFASGDVREKTLRQVVTATGDGSIAAMAAQHYIESLED, encoded by the coding sequence ATGAGTGAAGAGAAAGTATATGATGTTGCCATTATCGGTGCGGGTCCTTCAGGAATGACTGCTGCAGTTTACACCTCACGTGCGAATTTAAAAACAGTGATGATTGAAAGAGGTATTCCAGGTGGCCAAATGGCAAATACGGAAGAGATTGAGAACTACCCAGGTTTTGATAGTATCCTTGGTCCGGAACTTGCAAATAAAATGCTTGATCATGCGAAAAAGTTTGGAACCGAATATGCATATGGAGACGTACAAGAGATTGTGGATGGAACTCCATATAAGATTGTAAAAACAGGAAATGGAGACTATAAAGCAAAGGCAGTGATTATAGCAACGGGGGCAAAACCACGTTTGCTTGGTGTACCAGGTGAAAAAGAATTATCTGGTCGTGGTGTTTCTTATTGCGCTGTTTGTGATGGGGCATTCTTCAAAGGAAAAGAATTAGTGGTAGTAGGCGGCGGAGATTCAGCAGTAGAAGAGGCTGTATTCTTAACGAAATACGCTTCAAAGGTAACCATTATCCATCGCCGAGACCAATTTAGGGCACAAAAGATTTTACAAGATCGTGCATTTAAAAACGAAAAAATTGAATATATCTGGAATACCACAGTTGAAGAAATTCTTGGAGAAAATCGCGTAGAAGGGGTTCGAATCAAAAATAAAGTAACTGGGGAAGTTAAAGATTTTCCAGCCCAAGGTGTGTTTATCTATGTTGGAATGGATCCATTAACTGAACCATTTAAAAAACTTGGTATTACAAATGAAGCAGGATATATTCTAACCAATGATAATATGGAAACAAAAATTCCTGGTATTTTTGCATCAGGAGATGTAAGAGAAAAAACGCTACGACAAGTAGTCACAGCTACTGGAGATGGTAGTATTGCAGCAATGGCTGCTCAACACTATATTGAAAGTCTAGAGGATTAA
- a CDS encoding sugar-binding transcriptional regulator, which produces MDLLQLQLKLVPDILEEMKKRYKILHLISMMQPIGRRSLSQSLGISERILRAEVDFLKQQGLIDVDNIGMKLSQDGVEVLHKVSPYIKKLFGLNDLEKELENKLQLKKVIIIPGDVDHDPLVKKEIGKATAYLMRQYIEENDIVALTGGSTIAEVAEMMPEFPHLHSVLFVPARGGIGENHEYLANTLVSTMAKKTGGSYRLLHIPDQLSEEAYHSLMNEEYVQEILSVIRSARMVVHGVGQAKIMGIRRRMPTEVMQLLEKKKAVGEAFGYYFDQEGDIVYKMKTIGLTLDDLAHIPYIIAVAGGKNKARAILSVLRHNIKQMLVTDEGAAREILNLL; this is translated from the coding sequence TTGGATTTATTACAACTTCAATTAAAATTAGTACCTGATATATTAGAAGAAATGAAAAAACGTTATAAGATATTGCATCTTATCTCGATGATGCAACCCATAGGAAGAAGAAGTTTGTCTCAGTCCCTTGGAATTAGCGAACGAATATTACGTGCCGAAGTTGATTTTTTAAAACAACAAGGTCTTATCGATGTGGATAATATTGGTATGAAATTGAGCCAAGATGGAGTTGAAGTTTTACATAAAGTTTCCCCATACATCAAAAAATTATTTGGTTTGAACGATTTAGAAAAAGAGTTGGAAAATAAACTTCAACTTAAGAAGGTTATTATCATTCCAGGAGACGTTGATCATGATCCATTAGTAAAGAAAGAAATTGGTAAAGCGACCGCCTATTTGATGAGACAATATATCGAAGAGAATGATATTGTTGCTTTAACAGGTGGTTCAACAATCGCTGAAGTAGCAGAGATGATGCCTGAATTCCCACATTTACATTCTGTATTATTTGTTCCAGCCCGAGGAGGGATAGGTGAAAATCATGAATATTTGGCCAATACATTAGTCTCTACTATGGCCAAAAAAACGGGGGGATCATATCGGTTACTCCATATACCAGATCAACTCAGTGAAGAAGCTTATCATTCGCTGATGAATGAAGAATATGTTCAAGAAATTTTATCGGTGATTCGTTCAGCTCGAATGGTGGTTCATGGGGTTGGACAAGCTAAAATTATGGGAATTCGCAGAAGAATGCCTACTGAGGTTATGCAACTACTTGAAAAGAAAAAAGCAGTTGGTGAAGCATTTGGTTACTATTTTGATCAAGAGGGGGACATTGTCTATAAAATGAAGACAATCGGATTAACCCTTGATGATCTCGCGCATATCCCATATATTATTGCCGTTGCGGGAGGAAAAAATAAAGCTAGAGCGATATTGTCTGTTCTCCGTCATAATATTAAACAAATGTTGGTAACAGATGAAGGAGCTGCTAGAGAGATTCTTAATCTTCTATAA
- the cysK gene encoding cysteine synthase A: protein MNVVNSIVELIGQTPIVKLQHHDENSADIYIKLEFMNPGGSVKDRIALQMILDAEAEGKLKPGDTIIEATSGNTGIGAAMVAAARGYHTIIVMPETMSNERKNLLRAYGAKLILTPGTEGMSGAVKVAENLAKEKGYFLLRQFENPSNPKVHRLTTAKEILEQMDGKIDAFVAGIGTGGTITGVGEVLKERVPHIQIIGIEPKDSPVLSGGKPGPHKLQGLGAGFIPKTLNTEIYDEVIQVTTEEAFETARELARTEGILGGISTGAAVFAAKKVAIRLGKGKNVVVISPSNGERYLSTPLYNFEDQR from the coding sequence ATGAACGTAGTCAATAGTATTGTCGAATTAATTGGACAAACTCCAATTGTTAAATTACAACATCATGATGAAAATTCTGCAGATATTTATATAAAATTAGAGTTCATGAATCCTGGAGGTAGTGTGAAAGACCGTATTGCTTTACAAATGATTCTGGATGCAGAGGCAGAGGGAAAATTAAAACCAGGAGACACGATTATTGAGGCAACAAGTGGAAATACAGGAATTGGAGCCGCAATGGTAGCTGCTGCTAGGGGTTATCATACAATTATTGTAATGCCGGAAACAATGAGTAATGAGCGGAAAAATCTTTTACGCGCTTACGGGGCAAAACTGATTTTGACCCCTGGAACTGAGGGAATGTCTGGGGCAGTGAAAGTGGCTGAGAATCTAGCGAAAGAGAAAGGGTACTTTTTATTACGCCAATTTGAAAATCCTTCTAACCCCAAAGTACATCGATTAACCACTGCAAAGGAAATTCTTGAGCAAATGGATGGGAAAATCGATGCCTTTGTAGCCGGTATCGGAACAGGTGGTACAATTACTGGAGTTGGTGAAGTGTTAAAAGAACGAGTTCCTCATATTCAGATTATTGGCATCGAACCAAAGGATTCCCCTGTTTTATCTGGGGGAAAACCAGGACCTCACAAATTACAAGGTTTAGGGGCAGGATTTATTCCAAAAACATTGAATACGGAAATTTATGATGAAGTGATTCAAGTTACCACCGAAGAAGCATTTGAAACTGCTAGAGAATTAGCGAGGACAGAAGGAATTCTGGGGGGGATTTCAACTGGTGCCGCTGTATTTGCAGCGAAAAAAGTTGCGATTCGTTTAGGGAAAGGGAAAAATGTTGTGGTCATCTCTCCAAGCAACGGTGAACGTTATCTCAGTACGCCACTTTATAATTTTGAGGATCAAAGATAA
- the whiA gene encoding DNA-binding protein WhiA, translating to MSFASETKKELTYVFGENRKSKLAELSAIVKMNGSVQVSNQRFKLEIMTENAAIARKIYTLIKELFQIHAELLVRKKMRLKKNNIYLVRVPIKVEEILEELAIVESGFTFYPGIKRTIVPDTDSKRAYLRGAFLAGGSINHPESSSYHLEISSNDYNHVIDLCKLCNEFGLNAKWTERKKGFFMYIKEGEKITEFLSNIGAHQALFKFEDARIVKDMRNSVNRLVNCETANLNKTIGAAMRQIENIKLIEKEIGLENLPVKLKEIAELRLRYPELNLTELGQLLPSGKVSKSGINHRLRKLEELANKLRGHL from the coding sequence ATGTCCTTTGCCTCAGAAACAAAGAAGGAACTCACCTATGTTTTTGGAGAAAATCGGAAGTCGAAATTAGCGGAGCTATCTGCAATTGTAAAAATGAATGGAAGCGTACAGGTTAGTAATCAACGTTTTAAATTAGAGATTATGACAGAAAATGCGGCAATTGCGAGAAAGATATATACTTTAATTAAAGAGCTTTTTCAGATCCATGCTGAATTATTAGTTCGAAAAAAGATGCGATTAAAGAAAAACAATATTTATCTTGTCCGTGTTCCAATTAAAGTAGAAGAGATCCTAGAAGAACTTGCGATTGTTGAAAGTGGATTTACTTTTTATCCAGGGATTAAAAGAACAATTGTTCCAGACACTGACAGTAAAAGAGCTTATCTTCGCGGCGCATTTTTAGCAGGTGGTTCAATCAATCATCCAGAAAGCTCGTCTTACCATTTAGAAATTTCATCAAATGATTATAACCATGTTATTGATCTTTGTAAATTATGTAATGAATTTGGGTTAAATGCCAAATGGACAGAGCGCAAAAAAGGTTTTTTTATGTACATTAAAGAAGGAGAAAAAATAACTGAATTTCTTAGCAATATTGGTGCACATCAAGCGCTATTCAAATTTGAGGATGCACGAATTGTAAAAGATATGCGGAATTCTGTGAATCGTTTGGTCAATTGTGAAACTGCGAACTTGAATAAGACGATAGGGGCTGCGATGAGGCAGATTGAAAATATAAAATTAATCGAGAAAGAAATTGGTTTAGAGAATTTACCTGTGAAATTAAAAGAAATTGCAGAATTGCGTTTGCGTTATCCTGAATTAAATCTTACCGAATTAGGGCAACTGCTTCCAAGTGGAAAAGTAAGCAAATCAGGGATAAATCATCGGTTACGTAAATTAGAAGAATTAGCGAACAAATTGCGGGGCCATCTGTAA
- a CDS encoding ROK family glucokinase, which yields MEKKEIYIGIDLGGTTIKMGLISDKGELLEQLEIPTRTKEGYQTIIEDIVQHSKKLVSETGFEWENVKGMGIGIPGLLDIESGIVRMAPNLHWTDIPIKQILEEKLQILVQIENDGNIAALGETWMGAGKGYKHVVMATIGTGIGAGIIVNGQILHGKSGMAAELGHIPISDKGIVCGCGNVGCLETVSSATGIIRMAQEVVKNRKNSLLTERFEGKLDQITAKSVFDAAKEKDKEAVAIVEEAAHLLGKALATVANLFDPEIIIIGGGVSKAGVILFDPIREAFYQYGLKNIVKNVQVVPATLGNTAGMIGAAALFHV from the coding sequence ATGGAAAAGAAAGAAATCTATATTGGCATTGATTTAGGTGGAACAACCATTAAAATGGGTTTGATTTCTGACAAGGGAGAATTATTGGAACAACTTGAAATCCCAACTCGTACAAAGGAAGGCTATCAAACCATTATAGAAGATATTGTCCAACATTCAAAAAAATTGGTATCAGAGACCGGTTTTGAATGGGAGAACGTAAAGGGGATGGGTATTGGTATCCCAGGCCTATTAGATATCGAAAGTGGGATCGTTCGAATGGCACCCAATCTTCACTGGACAGATATTCCGATTAAACAAATTCTTGAGGAGAAATTACAGATCCTTGTTCAAATTGAAAACGACGGAAATATCGCTGCGCTTGGCGAGACATGGATGGGTGCAGGAAAAGGGTATAAACATGTCGTTATGGCTACTATTGGCACTGGGATTGGTGCAGGAATTATTGTAAATGGCCAAATTCTTCATGGAAAAAGTGGAATGGCTGCAGAATTAGGGCATATTCCAATATCCGATAAAGGAATCGTCTGTGGTTGTGGAAACGTTGGTTGTCTTGAAACTGTCTCTTCAGCCACTGGTATCATTCGTATGGCACAAGAAGTGGTAAAGAACAGAAAAAATTCTTTACTCACAGAACGTTTTGAGGGAAAACTAGATCAAATTACCGCAAAAAGTGTGTTTGATGCTGCAAAAGAAAAAGATAAAGAGGCGGTTGCGATTGTAGAAGAAGCGGCCCATCTATTAGGAAAGGCTTTAGCGACAGTTGCTAACTTATTTGATCCTGAGATCATCATTATTGGCGGTGGGGTTTCGAAAGCTGGGGTTATTTTATTTGATCCTATTCGCGAGGCATTTTATCAATATGGGTTAAAAAATATTGTGAAGAATGTTCAAGTCGTACCAGCAACTTTAGGAAATACTGCAGGCATGATCGGGGCAGCTGCTTTATTTCATGTATAA
- a CDS encoding NUDIX hydrolase: protein MKSVIEVKIVKRVTNCILQNGNQILMLQKPRRGWWVVPGGKVEPKESLQESVKREFYEETNLVLEDPQLRGIFSIIIEDNGVFVEEWMLFTYYASKFRGALKKDCEEGILEWKNINQILSLPKAKGDNIYFEHIFSSDQLITGKFIYTPDYDLISYHIDPLYQHKVVTV from the coding sequence ATGAAGTCAGTCATCGAGGTGAAGATTGTGAAACGAGTAACAAATTGTATCCTACAAAATGGGAACCAAATTTTAATGTTACAAAAACCGAGACGAGGTTGGTGGGTGGTTCCTGGTGGAAAAGTTGAACCGAAGGAAAGCCTTCAAGAATCTGTGAAAAGAGAATTTTATGAAGAAACGAATCTTGTTCTCGAAGATCCTCAACTACGTGGAATTTTTTCAATTATCATTGAAGATAACGGAGTTTTTGTTGAGGAATGGATGCTTTTCACTTATTATGCATCCAAATTCAGAGGAGCATTGAAAAAGGATTGTGAAGAAGGTATCCTTGAATGGAAAAATATCAACCAAATACTCTCTTTGCCAAAAGCAAAAGGAGATAATATTTATTTTGAACATATTTTTTCATCGGATCAATTAATCACAGGTAAATTTATTTACACGCCTGATTATGATTTGATCTCTTATCATATTGATCCTCTTTATCAACATAAAGTAGTGACAGTTTAA
- the rapZ gene encoding RNase adapter RapZ, whose amino-acid sequence MSEGPIHLIIITGMSGAGKTVAIQSLEDIGFFCVDNLPPVFIPTFVDLMIQSGGKINRVALVIDLRGREFFENLSESLKALDQNENIRYQILFLDADDKTLVRRYKETRRRHPLSSKTSPIEGITAERKLLEELKGKANDLIDTSALKPSQLREKILARFGEIEKNRLSVHVVSFGFKYGIPIDADLVFDVRFLANPHYVDSLRPQTGLDQPVYEYVMKWPETQEFITKLKDFLHFLVPKYQKEGKSQLVIAIGCTGGKHRSVAIAEYIAHSLEKEWNVSVQHRDIEKDR is encoded by the coding sequence ATGAGTGAGGGTCCAATTCATTTAATTATCATTACGGGTATGTCAGGTGCGGGGAAAACAGTTGCCATTCAAAGTTTAGAGGATATTGGATTTTTTTGTGTAGATAATTTACCACCTGTCTTTATTCCTACTTTTGTTGATTTAATGATCCAATCAGGTGGGAAAATTAATCGAGTTGCTTTGGTGATCGATTTAAGGGGCCGTGAGTTTTTTGAGAACCTATCAGAATCTTTGAAGGCGTTAGACCAAAATGAAAATATTCGCTATCAAATTCTCTTTTTAGATGCTGATGATAAGACACTGGTACGTAGATACAAAGAAACCAGAAGAAGACATCCTTTATCTTCAAAGACATCACCGATAGAAGGCATTACAGCAGAAAGAAAATTATTAGAAGAATTAAAAGGAAAAGCAAATGATCTTATTGATACAAGTGCATTAAAACCAAGTCAATTAAGAGAAAAAATCCTTGCTCGTTTTGGTGAGATTGAAAAAAATCGTTTGTCGGTTCATGTGGTTTCTTTTGGGTTTAAATATGGAATACCGATCGATGCGGATCTTGTTTTTGATGTTCGCTTTTTAGCTAATCCTCATTATGTAGATTCTTTACGTCCGCAAACAGGTCTCGATCAGCCTGTCTATGAATATGTGATGAAATGGCCGGAAACCCAAGAGTTTATTACGAAATTAAAGGATTTTCTCCATTTCCTTGTACCGAAGTATCAAAAAGAGGGAAAAAGTCAACTTGTGATTGCCATTGGCTGTACAGGTGGAAAACACCGTTCGGTGGCAATTGCAGAATATATTGCCCACTCACTTGAAAAAGAATGGAATGTAAGCGTTCAACATAGAGATATAGAAAAAGACCGATGA
- the clpP gene encoding ATP-dependent Clp endopeptidase proteolytic subunit ClpP — protein sequence MSYFVPYVIEQTNRGERAYDIYSRLLKDRIIFLGSPIDDVVANSVVAQLLFLESENPDKDIYLYINSPGGSITAGMAIYDTMQFIKADVSTIAVGMAASMGAFLLAAGAKGKRFALPNSEVMIHQPLGGAQGQASDIEIHARRILEMKKRLNQILSERTGQPLERIERDTDRDNFLTAEEAKAYGLIDDIITSAPKAK from the coding sequence ATGAGTTATTTTGTACCATATGTCATTGAACAAACGAACCGTGGGGAACGTGCTTATGACATCTACTCAAGATTGTTAAAAGACCGAATCATCTTTTTAGGTAGTCCGATTGATGATGTTGTAGCAAATTCTGTCGTTGCCCAATTATTATTCCTAGAATCCGAAAATCCTGATAAAGACATTTATCTATATATCAACTCTCCAGGGGGATCAATCACTGCTGGAATGGCGATCTATGATACGATGCAATTTATTAAAGCTGACGTGTCTACGATTGCCGTTGGAATGGCTGCATCAATGGGAGCATTTCTCTTAGCTGCTGGAGCAAAAGGAAAACGGTTTGCTTTACCTAACAGTGAAGTGATGATTCATCAACCTCTCGGCGGAGCACAAGGTCAAGCAAGTGATATTGAAATCCATGCGAGACGTATCCTCGAAATGAAAAAACGCTTAAATCAAATTCTAAGTGAACGAACTGGGCAACCGCTTGAGAGAATCGAAAGAGATACAGATCGTGACAATTTCCTTACAGCTGAAGAAGCAAAAGCATATGGATTAATCGATGATATTATTACTTCAGCTCCAAAAGCGAAGTAA
- a CDS encoding ArsJ-associated glyceraldehyde-3-phosphate dehydrogenase codes for MVKVGINGFGRIGRNVFRAALNNPDIEVVAVNDLTDAKMLAHLLKYDSVHGKLDAKVEVVEGGFTVDGKLVKVIAERDPANLPWKELGVEIVVESTGRFTNAEDAKKHLEAGAKKVIISAPAKNEDITVVMGVNHEKYDPAKHHIISNASCTTNCLAPFAKVLHENFGIKRGLMTTVHSYTNDQQILDLPHKDYRRARAAAMSIIPTTTGAAKAVSLVLPELKGKLNGFAMRVPTANVSVVDLVAELEKEVTVEEVNAALKKAAEGELKGILQYSEEPLVSIDYNHDPHSSSIDALSTMVMEGSMVKVVSWYDNEWGYSNRVVDLAAYIAKKGI; via the coding sequence ATGGTGAAAGTTGGAATTAATGGTTTTGGTCGTATTGGTAGAAATGTTTTCCGTGCGGCATTAAACAATCCAGATATTGAAGTTGTTGCCGTAAATGATTTAACAGATGCAAAAATGTTAGCTCATCTTTTAAAATATGACTCTGTTCATGGTAAACTTGATGCAAAAGTTGAGGTAGTTGAAGGTGGATTTACTGTAGACGGAAAATTGGTAAAAGTTATTGCTGAAAGAGATCCTGCCAATCTTCCTTGGAAAGAACTTGGAGTAGAAATTGTCGTTGAGTCTACTGGACGTTTTACCAATGCTGAAGATGCTAAGAAACATTTAGAAGCAGGTGCTAAGAAGGTTATCATTTCTGCCCCAGCGAAAAATGAAGATATTACCGTTGTTATGGGTGTAAACCATGAAAAATATGACCCAGCAAAACATCACATTATCTCTAATGCTTCTTGTACAACAAACTGTCTTGCACCATTTGCAAAAGTACTCCATGAGAATTTTGGAATCAAGCGCGGTTTGATGACAACTGTTCACTCTTATACCAACGATCAACAAATTTTAGACTTACCACATAAAGATTATCGTCGTGCCCGTGCAGCGGCAATGTCCATTATCCCTACAACGACTGGTGCCGCAAAAGCTGTTTCCCTTGTTTTACCAGAATTAAAAGGCAAATTAAATGGATTTGCAATGCGTGTACCTACTGCAAATGTGTCTGTCGTTGATTTAGTAGCAGAACTTGAAAAAGAGGTAACGGTTGAAGAAGTAAATGCTGCATTAAAGAAAGCTGCAGAAGGAGAATTAAAAGGAATTCTTCAATATTCCGAGGAACCATTAGTCTCCATTGATTATAATCACGATCCACATTCTTCTAGTATCGATGCTCTTTCCACGATGGTTATGGAGGGTTCGATGGTAAAAGTAGTTTCTTGGTATGACAATGAATGGGGTTATTCTAACCGTGTTGTTGACTTAGCAGCTTATATTGCAAAAAAAGGGATTTAA
- a CDS encoding HPr family phosphocarrier protein, with amino-acid sequence MIKKTVVVKLKTGLRARPAALFVQEANRYSSEIMVEREDKRVNAKSIMGIMSLAINTGAEITIIADGSDEQQAVENLTELLSKEE; translated from the coding sequence ATGATCAAAAAAACAGTTGTTGTAAAATTAAAGACGGGCTTGCGTGCTAGACCTGCAGCATTATTTGTTCAAGAGGCAAATCGGTATTCTTCTGAAATTATGGTTGAAAGAGAAGATAAGAGAGTAAATGCGAAAAGCATTATGGGAATTATGAGTTTAGCGATTAATACAGGAGCGGAAATTACAATTATTGCTGATGGTAGTGATGAACAACAAGCAGTTGAAAACTTGACTGAATTGTTAAGTAAAGAGGAATAA